A window of Loxodonta africana isolate mLoxAfr1 chromosome 3, mLoxAfr1.hap2, whole genome shotgun sequence genomic DNA:
AGCAGAGAATCTGGGAGTATAATTTCCAGAAACACCTGAGCTTTCAAATTAAGAGCAAACTCAGATACTCTCAAGTTAACTACACACTTAAAACTCTTTGAGAAAATGAAGTCTTCTAACCAGTTTTCAGAGTcaatgggtggtgcaaagggatacctggtggctcagtgattaagagctcaactcttaaccaaaagattggctgttaaccaaaagatgggcagttcaaacccaccagcctctccatgggagaaagatgtggcagcctgcttccataaagatcacagccttggaaatcctatgaggcagttctactctgtcgtatgggtTGCTACAAGTTGCAATTAGCTCGACAATAAAGGGTTGGGTTATGTGGTGGAAACAgcataaccaaaaggttggaggttcaaattcaaatagaggtgcttcagaagaaagggctggtgatctagctccaaaaaatcggccattggaaaccctgtggagcacagttctaccctgacaaacATGGGATGGCCATGAGTTTGAGTCAGctcgacaggtttttttttttttctgaaccaggTGTGATGCTATGTGAAGAGACTGTTAGAATTAAATCCTAGATGTAAAAATACTGTACAGGCTTGATAgttcctaaaaaataaaacagcacaTGTTTCCACTTTTGTAACACTGGAAAAATATATGATATATGGAAGCTGCTCAAAAAAATATTCGGTGAAGGAAGGAAATAAGTAGAGGAAACTGAGGGAAAGAATTATTTCAATATTACTAGAATTTAGAGCATTAAGAAATTTCATTCAATATGTCTGTTTCGCTTTGCTTCAGAACCACCAACAACATGAAATCAGCAAACCACACAGGTGTCTCAGGATTCCTCCTTCTGGGCCTCTCTGAGGATCTGGAAGTGCAGCCCTTACTCTTTGGACTCTTCCTGTCCATGTACCTGGTCACTGTGCTTGGGAATCTGCTCATCATCCTGGCTGTCATCTCTgactcccacctccacacccccatgtacttcttcctctccaactTGTCCTTTGTCGACATTTGTTTCACCTCCACCACAGTCCCCAAGATGCTGGTAAACATCCAGACAGAGAACAGAGCCATCAGTTACACAGGCTGCCTTACTCAGGTCTATTTTTTCATGGTTTTTATATGTATGGACAATTTACTCTTGactgtgatggcctatgaccggttTGTGGCCATCTGCCACCCTCTGTATTACACGGTCATCATGAGCCCCTGCCTCTGTGGCCTGCTGATTCTACTCTCCTTCTTCATTAGCATCATGAACGCCTTGCTCCAGAGTCTGATGGTGTTGCATCTGTCCTTCTGCACAGACCTGGAAATCCCTCACTTCCTTTGTGAACTTGCTCAGATCCTCAAGCTGGCCTGTTCTGATACCCTCATCAATAACATCCACGTGTACTTAGTGACTAGCCTCCTGGGTATCGGTCCTCTCTCTGGGATCATTTTCTCTTACATTCGAATCTTCTCCTCTATCCTAAGAATCCCATCGACTGGTGGCAAGTATAAGGCTTTTTccacctgtgggtctcacctATCTGTTGTTTCCTTGTTCTACGGGACCTGTGTTGGGGTCTACCTTAGCTCTGCAGCTACTCTATCCTCTAGGAAGAGAGCAGTGGCCTCAGTCATGTACACCTTGGTCACTCCTATGATGGACCCCTTTATCTACAGCTTGAGGAACAAGGACATGAAAGGGGCCGTCAGAAAACTTATTTCTGTGATAACTTCCTGTTTTTGATTGTGTCATTTGCTTTGGGTGTGTACGTCTTGAACAAGtgtcaaaagaaatgaaatactgagTATGCCAGAGACCCTGATGCTTCTACAATTCAGTTCTTCCAGCAAAGTAGTTAATTCAAGGGCTGTCAAGGCAAATAGCTTTGTGTTGAATCCTGCTTTTTTATGTCTTACTAAAACCAAAGCGAAACCCGTTCCTacaaagttgattccgactcatgggaaGTCCATGTGTTTACAGAAAaaaactgttccatggggttctcttggctgtaatctttatggaaaaggatcaccaggtctttcttccatgttgCTGCtaggcgggtttgaactgccagtttttaggttagtagttgagcacaattTTTTTGCACTACCCATGTATCAAGTAACAACTCTCTGAGTTCTGTTTCCACCTCGATAAAAAGAACAGAGTCATAGTGCATCCTTACTGGTGATATTAGGACTGTTAACCGAGATAGATCAATATATTATATAGTAAAACGTGTGAGAGCTGGAACCTGTTGAAGGTGGAAACCTGTAAAAGAAGGAAAACCCAAGTATTTTCcacaaatagagagcaatagagaAGTGGTAATCAACACCctctcaaaggtggaaaactcgagagacccagaaaaacaaggcgaCACCGTCAAGTTCAAGCTCTTACAGATTTCGCTGTACATATGCAGTGATTTGTCTGTATTATGGACTTGTAAAATTTaaaagggagagaggagagagggcgAAGCTCTCTAGAGTTTCTCCTCAGTTTTTCTGTAAGCCTAAAAGTACTCCAAAAATAAgttcttttaattaattttaaaaaataaatgagtaatTATCAGCTGTGCAATCCTCAGGTTAGTGAACCTTCTTCAGTAGACACTCAGTTGCTTCCACTTTAATGTATTGATTAAATCAACCCTCACTTCACCTTCTCCTCTTTGAGTTACGCTCCTTTTCCTCTTTGTCCTCATTTCTGTTAGAATCTATACAGGAAATGTATTTGAATGATGCCATTTGGGATTTCTTATTAACCCACCCagccctgttgctgttgagtcgattctgatttatagtgatcctgtaggccagagcagaactgccccatagggtttccaaggagcggctggtggctttgaactgctgaccttttggtcagcagccatgattcttaaccagtacaccacaaGGAGTCCTATTAACCCGCAACATTTATACATAAGTGCACTTCTTACTATTCAAATATATGGAGCATCTCTTTTCATCCTTTTGTTAGTGATTTCTAGCAGAgttgccttgtggtcagagaacatagtTTGTATGATTTTAAATCtttgaaatttattgagacttgctttacGCTGTATATGTGGTCGAAGATAGTAAATGTTCTGTTTCTGCTGGAAAATAAATGTGTATCCTTTGATAAGGGTGCATTGCTCTATATATCTCCAATGGGTCAAGTTTGTTTGCTGTTCTCGTTATCTGCCATCATATCAGCCACGGAGACATGGCACCCTGTGCACAGGAGAAGAAACCACCCCCCATCCCTACGAGGGGTTACAGATGGGACCCTTGGATCCAtactgttttcactggctgattttctgcaAGTTTGTTAATCATCTTcaaatcttgtttctttttactgATTTTTGATTTGCTGATTGTATCCACTGTGGAGCAATATTTGCTAAAATCACTCAGATGATTTTGAATccgtctgtggaaaccctggtggtatagtggttgagtttggctgctaaccaaaaggacagcagttcaagtccaccaagcactccttggaaaccatatggggcagttcttctctgtcctagagggtcgctatgagtcagaattgggcttggtttcattttttttttttaatctttatttctcCTTGTAGTTCAATCAACGTACcattaaatcaaaccaaactagTTTTCgctaagtcaattctgattcatactgaccatctaggacagagtagaattgccccatagggtttccaaggaacagctggtgaattcaaactgcagcagtagcacttaaacactatgccaccagggccccaatgtACCATTAAGTGAGTGAAAATTCAGAATTCTTACATCTTCCCGGTGTGTTGAATCTTTTATCTTAATGAGGTCACCTTTGGTATCTCTGGGTATGTTCTTGCATTAAAGTCTACTTCATCTGATATTaccagaaaacaacaaacaaacccattgcattcAGGTGGATTCCTCATagcgactctagaggacagagtagaaattccccatagtttccaaggagtgcctggtggacctgaactgcccacgtttcagttagcaaccgtagctcttaaccactgcgcccccggggtttcccatttgatagtatTATACTGTAATTAGACGAGCTTTTTCTGGGCCTAGGTAATGCAGTGGCTAGATGGCTcccaaaaaaaccagttgccttcaagtcaatgttggctcatggtgacccatatgtgtcagagtggaattgtcctccatagtgttttcatggctgatttttccagaagtagattgccagaccttcttcccaggtgcctctggatggactctaaCTTTCAACCTTgcaattagcagtcaagctcatTAAGCATTTACACCTCTCAGGGACTCAGGTTAGTTCCCACTTCTCCTCTATTCCAAAGATGCATTCCTTTGTGGGCCCAGCCCAAAACAGGGAATccctgactctgactctgactttGAACCTGTGGATTCCTAAAACCCCTCAGCTGCCTCTCCTAGACCACATAAGGGTAAAACCATCCACCCTGATGTCTGGCTTACCTCTCTGAATCCCCATTCTGGTCTCATTACACTAATTTCTTACTATCATTGAGTTTTTTTTAGTGCTTTTCAGTTCCATTTTTTTCTGATACAGAAATCTTAAATGAAAACAAACTGTTTCTGCCTATGATATTCTTTCTTGATTTAAAAGTTTATTCTAACATTGTCTTTCTTAGTGGGGTCCTTGATATTTTGTGATGTTTATGGAAATGCTGATTACTATACCTCACCTCAAGTAATAGAATTTTGGATCCCAAGATCTTTGCACCCTAGTGTTACTCCCATGGTTATGTTATGTTACAGGGTAAGAGGGACTTTACAGATGCAGCAGTATTGTTGTTGCTCTGTGCCATCAGGCtcattctgacacatggtgaacCTGTATGGCAGactggaactgtcccatagggtatcctaggctgtaatctgtacagataCAGATCACCAGatattttctcctgtggagttgctggtaggttcaaatctccttttggttagcagtcgagtgcttaaccattgcaccaccaaggatctTTGGCAACACtattacaatagccaaaagggaaaacaacccaaatgtccattaatagatGAATGCATAAGCAAATTATgacatatacatacaatgaaatattattcaaccatcaaaagaaataaagttctgatactgAAGCTTAGATACAACGTGGATGAACTTCAAAAATACAATGCTAAGTGAACGGACCAGACACAAAAGGTGACATACCGTATGATTCCATATATATGAAATATCCGGAGCAGGTAAATCCACAGAAACAGAATACAGATTGGTGGTTAGCAGAAGCAAGGGAAAGGGGAATGGACAGTTATTGCTTAACGAGTACAaggctttctgttgttgttgttaggtgccctcgagtcacttccgactcacagcaaacctatgtgtaacagaacaaaacactgcccaattctgtgccatcctcacaattgttgctacgtttgagcccattgttgaacaATAGGTATACTAAagactctgtcagtttgttgtattgtggtggcttgtgtgttgctatcatgctgaaagttatgccaccagtatttcaaataccagaagggctTCTCCCAgagtaagacaaactaggaagaaaggcctggtgatatacttctaaaAAGTAGTCAATAAAAATCCTACGGATTACAGcacaatattgtccaatatagagcTGAAAGATGATCCTCCTGGTTGgcagg
This region includes:
- the LOC100666752 gene encoding olfactory receptor 7G3-like translates to MSVSLCFRTTNNMKSANHTGVSGFLLLGLSEDLEVQPLLFGLFLSMYLVTVLGNLLIILAVISDSHLHTPMYFFLSNLSFVDICFTSTTVPKMLVNIQTENRAISYTGCLTQVYFFMVFICMDNLLLTVMAYDRFVAICHPLYYTVIMSPCLCGLLILLSFFISIMNALLQSLMVLHLSFCTDLEIPHFLCELAQILKLACSDTLINNIHVYLVTSLLGIGPLSGIIFSYIRIFSSILRIPSTGGKYKAFSTCGSHLSVVSLFYGTCVGVYLSSAATLSSRKRAVASVMYTLVTPMMDPFIYSLRNKDMKGAVRKLISVITSCF